The following DNA comes from Kineococcus rhizosphaerae.
TCAGCGCCCTGGCCCGGCTGCTGTTCACCCTGCGGGAGGTGACCAAGCTCGCCGAGCAGCGCGAGCTGGCGCAGACCGACGAGCTGACGGGGCTGGGCAACCGGCGCGCCCTGTACCGCCGGACCCCGCTGCTGCTGGCCGAGGCCACCGCGGGGGCGCCGGAGGCCACCGTGGCCCTGCTGCTGCTGGACCTCGACGGGTTCAAGGAGGTCAACGACAGCCTCGGGCACCAGGCCGGTGACGCCCTGCTGCGCGACATCGGCCGCCGCCTGCGGCAGGTGACGGACACCTCGCTCCCCGGTTCCGCGCAGACGATCGTCGTGCGCCTGGGCGGGGACGAGTTCGCCCTCGTGCAGGCTGCCGGCCCGAGCGGGGCGCTGGGGCTGGCCGAGGCGGTCCACGCGGCCCTGGACGAGCCCTACGACCTGCAGGGGGTCCACGTCCGGGCGCGGGCCAGCGTCGGCGTCTCCGTCCTGCCCGCGGCGACCGCGGAACTGGCGACGCTGCTGCGCCAGGCCGACGTGGCGATGTACCACGCCAAGAGCCGGCGGCTGGGGACCTTCTCCTACTCGGTGGACGTCGACGAGTTCGCCTCCGGCGAGCGGCTGGAGACCGCCGAGCTGCTGCGCTCGGACATCACCGCGCGCCGGATGCTCCTGCACTACCAGCCGAAGGTCGACGTCGCCACGGGCGTCGTGCGCAGCGTCGAGGCGCTCGTGCGCTGGCAGCACCCGCGCCGCGGGCTGCTGTTCCCCGACGCGTTCCTGCCGGTGGTCGAGACCGCGGGGCTGATGGAGGAGCTGACGCGCGCGGTCCTCGAGCAGGCCCTGGACCAGGCCGCGCGCTGGTGGCGCGCGGGCGCCCCGCTGGCGGTGGCGGTGAACCTGTCGGCCTCCTCGCTGGGGGACGCCGACCTGCCCGGCCGGGTCGCGGACCTGCTCGCCGAGCGCGGGCTGCCGGCGCACCTGCTGGAGATCGAGATCACCGAGGACTTCCTCATGGCCGACCGCGTGCGCGCCCAGGGCATCCTGGACAGTCTGCGCCGCAGGGGGATCCGCGTCGCGGTCGACGACTACGGGACGGGGTACTCCTCCCTGGCCTACCTGCGTCAGCTGCCCATCGACGACCTGAAGCTCGACAAGTCCTTCCTCGACGACCTCGTCGGGGACCCCCGCGCCCTGGCCATCGTCCGCTCGACGATCATGCTGGCCCACTCCCTGGGACTGCGGCTGGTGGCCGAGGGCGTCGAGGACGAGGCCACCAGCCGCGAGCTCGCGGCCGCCGGGTGCGACGTCATGCAGGGCTGGCTGTACGCCAAGGCCCTGCCCGCCGACGAGCTCGACCACTGGCTGCTCGAGCACGACCCCCGGTCCGTCGTGCGCGGCACCGCCGCCACTCCGGACACCACCCCGGGCACCGCCCCGGACACCGTCCTGACCACCGTCCCCGCCCCTGCTCTCCCCGGGAAGTTCTCGTGACCACCAGCACCACCGCGCTCGTCGAGGTCCTGGAGGACCTCGACGCGGTCCTGGCCGCCCTGTCCCGCCGCGCCGACGTGCTCGACGCCCGCTGTTCGCCCACCGCGTCGGCCGCGTGGGTGCGTTCGGCCCTGGAGGTCGTCCCGCCGGCGGCGGTGTGGGGCGTGGACCTGGGAGGCGACGAGGGTTTCGTCGCGCTGGTCGACCACGTGGACGACGGTGGACGCCGGACCGGGCTGCTCACCGGCGGGGGCGGCTACGCGGCCGGCCTGCCCTCGACCTCCCCGGCGGCGGCGGCGGCCCTGGGAGCGGCCGTGGCGGACGCCGCCGCCCGGCGCGGCGCCGCGCTGGACCTGCAGGAGCTGCCCGACGACCCGCACGTGCGGGCCTTCGCGGCCGGTGCGGGTGCGGACGTCGTGCCGGGGCTGGCGGTCCCCGTCGTAGAGCGCCCGGGCGAGGGGCAGCAGCTGGTCAGCGCCGGGGTGCGCAAGAACCTGCGCAAGACGGCCAACCGGCTGGCCGCCGACGGCGTCCGCGCCGAGGTGACCATCAGCGAGGACCCCGCCCGGTTCGCGGCGGTGCTGCCCGAGCTGGAGACGGCCTACCGCGACCGGGACGCGGTGCACGGCATCGCGTGCGCGCTGGACACCCCCCAGGGCCGGCGGACGTGGTGGTCGCGGTTGCAGGCCCTGGGCAACCTGGGGCGGCGGGAGCTGGCCGAGCTGCGCCTGGACGGCGAGCTCGCCGCGTACGTCGTCGGTGTGCCCGGCGCGCAGCGGTACGGGATCTTCGAGGGGCGCTTCGTGACCCGGTGGGCGCGCTACTCCCCCGGCCGGGTGCTGGAGCACGCCGTGCTGCAGCACGCCTTCACCGACCCGGACGTGCAGGTCGTGGACTGGATGACGGGGGTGGCCCCCGAGACGCTGCTGACGGTGAGCCGGTTCGAGCCGCGCACCGCGGTGCGCCGGGCGGCTCAGCGCGCGAGCGCCCGGTAGCTGGCCTGCAGCCAGGGGACGGCGATGCCCAGGGTGGGCGCGCCGAGGACGGCCGCGGCGGCGGCGTAGGCGGCGACCGACAGGCCCTTGCGGGCGGGGCGGGCCGCGAGGCGGCGCACGCGGGCCAGGGCGGCGGACCCGACGAGCATCTCGGACTCCCCCGCCGGGCCGCCGGCCAGGGCGACGAGGGCGCGGGCCAGGGGCACCGAGCCGGCGCGGCGGCGGGCGGAGTCGTCGGCGAGCATCTCGACGAGCAGGCGCACGGAGTCGAGGGCGGCCTGGCTGGACACGACGCGGGGGAAGGCGGCGTGCAGGGCGGTGAACCCCTCGAGGACGAGGTCGTGGCGGGCGCGCAGGTGGGCCCGTTCGTGGGCCAGGACGGCGCGCACCTCCTCGGGGGTCAGGGAGTTCAGCATGGCGTCGGAGACGACGACGCGGGAGTGCACGCCGGGCACGCAGTAGGCGACGCGGCCGGGGCCGGTCAGGACCCGCACGCCGGTCTCGGACAGCAGCGCGGCGTCGACCTCGGAGGTGGACTCCTTGCGGTGCAGCAGGTCCACCATCTCGCGGTGACGGTTGCGACGGCGGCGGGTGCGGATGCCGACGAGGGTGGCGACGACCCAGAACCGGACGGTGACGACGGCGACGAGCGCCGAGCCGAGACCGATGAGGGTGGTCTGGACGGGGCCGTGACGTTCGAGGAAGGGGAACCCGGGTTCCTCGGTGAACAGCAGGGACAGCGAGGCCAGACCGGCGCCGAGGGTGGCCAGGACGGCACCGAGCGCGATGGCCTGCCAGAGCACGAGGGCAGCGCGCGGCACCTGCCAGGTCCACCGGGCCCGGGCCAGCAGGGCCGGGACGGGACCCGCCAGGAGCAGCGCCAGTGCTGCGAACCAGACGGCGGTCACGCGCTCGAACCTACGGGGTGTCGGTGCCCGTCATGGCGTCGAGGGCCTCGCGCAGGGCGGCGGCCTCGGCCGGCGAGACGCCGCCGATGAAGTGCACGAGCGCGGCCTGGCGGTCGTCGACGGTGGGGACACCGCCGAGGGCGTCGAGCATGAGCTCGGCGACCATCTGCTCGCGGGTGGCGGCGGGGGTGTAGCGGAAGGCGCGGCCCTCGCGCTCCTGGCGCACGACGTGCTTCTTGGCGAGGCGGTCGAGCACGGTCATGACCGTGGTGTAGGCGATCTTGCGGTGCTCGGCGAGCTGCTCGTGGACCTCGCGGACGGTCAGCGGCTCCTTGGCCGCCCACAGCCGGTCCATGACGTCGCGTTCGAGTTCTCCCAGGGCCACGGCTGGATGTTACGTCAACCACACCCGCGAACGCGACCCGTCGTACTACGTACAGAAGTACTACAGTTGGTCGTAGTACGACGGAATG
Coding sequences within:
- a CDS encoding putative bifunctional diguanylate cyclase/phosphodiesterase, with amino-acid sequence MASTTPHRLVLPLRWRRVLHALLLCVPVAFVVSTVPGVRSGSGYSFVLDGLLNNLAYEAAAGLCLVRTLGLTGSRRGGYLLSIALAVYGSGNVFWTFFVRPLPDQPYPSGADAGFLLFYPLVFVALILLAKHRDARHARSLWLDGVVGALAVGAVAAAAVIGPIVSARGSWAAVATTSAYPALDLVLLMVLAAVLALYGWQPPKGLWLLAAGLVVFVVADMAYLFATAKGTYVSGGLTDGVWVSGVVLMGFTPGWTSAPTGPKLPTWALLSIPVLSTAVALGVLVTDHRYALHPVAVAVAAATILSALARLLFTLREVTKLAEQRELAQTDELTGLGNRRALYRRTPLLLAEATAGAPEATVALLLLDLDGFKEVNDSLGHQAGDALLRDIGRRLRQVTDTSLPGSAQTIVVRLGGDEFALVQAAGPSGALGLAEAVHAALDEPYDLQGVHVRARASVGVSVLPAATAELATLLRQADVAMYHAKSRRLGTFSYSVDVDEFASGERLETAELLRSDITARRMLLHYQPKVDVATGVVRSVEALVRWQHPRRGLLFPDAFLPVVETAGLMEELTRAVLEQALDQAARWWRAGAPLAVAVNLSASSLGDADLPGRVADLLAERGLPAHLLEIEITEDFLMADRVRAQGILDSLRRRGIRVAVDDYGTGYSSLAYLRQLPIDDLKLDKSFLDDLVGDPRALAIVRSTIMLAHSLGLRLVAEGVEDEATSRELAAAGCDVMQGWLYAKALPADELDHWLLEHDPRSVVRGTAATPDTTPGTAPDTVLTTVPAPALPGKFS
- a CDS encoding GNAT family N-acetyltransferase, yielding MTTSTTALVEVLEDLDAVLAALSRRADVLDARCSPTASAAWVRSALEVVPPAAVWGVDLGGDEGFVALVDHVDDGGRRTGLLTGGGGYAAGLPSTSPAAAAALGAAVADAAARRGAALDLQELPDDPHVRAFAAGAGADVVPGLAVPVVERPGEGQQLVSAGVRKNLRKTANRLAADGVRAEVTISEDPARFAAVLPELETAYRDRDAVHGIACALDTPQGRRTWWSRLQALGNLGRRELAELRLDGELAAYVVGVPGAQRYGIFEGRFVTRWARYSPGRVLEHAVLQHAFTDPDVQVVDWMTGVAPETLLTVSRFEPRTAVRRAAQRASAR
- a CDS encoding M56 family metallopeptidase; protein product: MTAVWFAALALLLAGPVPALLARARWTWQVPRAALVLWQAIALGAVLATLGAGLASLSLLFTEEPGFPFLERHGPVQTTLIGLGSALVAVVTVRFWVVATLVGIRTRRRRNRHREMVDLLHRKESTSEVDAALLSETGVRVLTGPGRVAYCVPGVHSRVVVSDAMLNSLTPEEVRAVLAHERAHLRARHDLVLEGFTALHAAFPRVVSSQAALDSVRLLVEMLADDSARRRAGSVPLARALVALAGGPAGESEMLVGSAALARVRRLAARPARKGLSVAAYAAAAAVLGAPTLGIAVPWLQASYRALAR
- a CDS encoding BlaI/MecI/CopY family transcriptional regulator; amino-acid sequence: MALGELERDVMDRLWAAKEPLTVREVHEQLAEHRKIAYTTVMTVLDRLAKKHVVRQEREGRAFRYTPAATREQMVAELMLDALGGVPTVDDRQAALVHFIGGVSPAEAAALREALDAMTGTDTP